Proteins from a genomic interval of Yoonia sp. GPGPB17:
- the rimM gene encoding ribosome maturation factor RimM (Essential for efficient processing of 16S rRNA) has translation MSDRVIVGAIGGAFGVQGEVRLKSYCADPQAIADYTPLYAEDGRAFAQVVLTGQLKNGFTARMDGVVTKEDADALRNVNLYAARDVMPSLPDDEYYYADLIGLTVVDTGGITLGTVKTVMDHGAGDLLEIIVPGASDTVLLPFTRAAVPTVDLTAKRIIADPPDGLFVSDG, from the coding sequence ATGAGCGATCGTGTCATTGTGGGGGCCATTGGCGGCGCATTTGGCGTTCAGGGCGAAGTGCGCCTGAAGTCCTATTGTGCCGATCCCCAAGCGATTGCTGACTACACCCCGCTTTATGCCGAGGATGGGCGCGCTTTTGCGCAGGTCGTTTTGACCGGGCAACTCAAGAATGGTTTCACAGCCCGTATGGATGGGGTTGTCACCAAGGAAGACGCCGACGCGCTGCGCAATGTGAACCTCTATGCCGCGCGCGATGTGATGCCGTCATTGCCGGACGACGAATACTATTATGCCGACCTGATTGGCCTGACCGTTGTCGATACCGGTGGTATCACCTTGGGAACGGTCAAGACTGTCATGGATCACGGGGCTGGGGATCTGCTTGAGATCATCGTGCCCGGCGCATCTGACACGGTGCTCTTGCCATTTACGCGGGCCGCCGTGCCAACGGTTGATCTGACGGCGAAACGGATCATCGCCGATCCACCGGACGGGTTGTTCGTCTCCGATGGCTGA